The Desulfovibrio sp. G11 region TGCACTCTGGCGCTTATACATCGAAAGGCAAGGGTAACCTAGTCCAGTTCCCGTCCAACCCACACGGCACGTCCGATAACCCGCACAAGATCGGCCAGTTGCTCGCCCGTATCCGCCTCAATGGGCGCGTAGTCCGGATTGAAGCTTGTCAGGATAAGCCTGCCCGGCATGGCATTGACCACCTTGAGATACACCATATCCTCCACACCCACAGCGTATATGCGCCCCGGCACGGGATCGCGCTGAGTCTGGTCTATCAGCACAACGTCATTGTGCATGATGCGCGGCTGCATGCTGTCGCCAGATACCCGCAACAGCACCATCTGCGACGGATTGCCCTTGCGGCGCAAAAAATCCCAGCGAAAGGCATAGTGACGCAGCACATCACCGCCGGTTTCAAAGCTGCCGGTTCCCGCCGAAAGACGCGCCTCCACCATGGGAACCATCACCAGTCTGGCCTCTCCGCAGTTTTGCCCGCTGCCGTCTGCCGCGCCCTTGCCGGCAAGCAGCCAGTCCAGCGAGCAGTCCAGCGTGTCCGCCAGACGCACAGCGTATTCGCCCTTCGGCATCTGCCCGTTTTCATATTTCTGAATGGTGGTAAGGCTCACCCCCACCCTGGCGGCCATATCCTGCTTGTGCATGCCAAGTTCTTCGCGGCGCTGGCGAAGGCGCTGCGCAAAAGCCTTGGTCAATCCAGCCTGGGAGAATGTTTTCATAGAATTTCCATCACATGCGGTTTCAGCATGTTAAAACTTTTCTTTTAAAACAGCCCCCGATCAGGGCAGTTTCACTCTGCCTACCAGAAAACTACCTTTTTTCTTTTCAAGAATCAATATTTTCTTTATAAATACAAGAATAAAATAGAAAACACACTCAAAAATAAAAACATATATGTCTCATGTAAAGAATAAAATTATTATAAATCAATTAATTAAATCTTTTCTTTTAATTATAAACTTTAAGCTTGATTCATAAAACAAAAAGTTATAAATCCCAAATACGCCCCGTATATTTCACATCTATATTTCAGGGAGCATAGCATGTCCGATCTTCAAGACAACTTTCATAACCTGAGCGCTGTGCTGGATATTCTGCAAAACAACGCCCATCCCGCCCAAAGACCTGTTTTACGCCTGGTGGGCGATCATCTGCGCCTGCTCGCACTCTGCATGGATCTTCCCGCGCGCTGTTCACCGCACATGCCACCGTCAGGCGCAGGTCAGAGTGCACGTGATTCTTCAGATCCCGGCCGGTTTGCCCGGCTCGCCGCGCAAACCGGCGAGGCCCGCTATGTACGCCAGTAGTCCCGCCAGCAAAGCAAAGGCCGTGGCGTGCTCCCGGCCTGCCGCCAGCGCCGCAAGGCCCCGCGGCAGCGCGGCCCGGCGGCCTTCGTCTTCCAGCGAGCGCCAGTCGTGGGGGCAGGCCATGCAAAAGGCCGGGAAGGAGCGGCAGTGGCGCCAGTTACTGGAGCACCTGCCGGAAAACGTCCGGCAGATATGGCATGCCCTGGGGGGACATGAAAAGGGATGTAAAGTCCCCGTAAAGTAGGTCCATTGCCAAGTAGAGACTTCTGGCCCAAAATGGGACAGGAGTTTTGAATGCGCAAAACGAAGTTCAGCGAGTACCAGATCGTCAAGATCTTGAAGGCAGTGGAAGGCGGACGGACTGTCGTCGATGTCTGCCGCGAGCACGGCGTGAGCAGCGCCACGTACTACAAGTGGAAGTCAAAGTATGGCGGCATGGAGGCATCCGATATCCAACGGATGAAGGATCTCGAAGCGGAGAACCGCAAGCTCAAGCAGATGTTCGCCGACCTCAGCCTGGAAAACATGGCGCTCAAGGATGTGATCGAAAAAAAACTCTGAGGCCAGTTCAACGCAAGGAATTTGTCATGCACATGGTCAACGCGTTTGAGTTGAGCTTGCGCAAGGCATGCGCGGCCATGGGCATCAGTAGGAGCTACTACGCCTACAAGCCGCATCCGCGGGACGACAGCGATGTCATCGCAGCCTTGACTGAACTGGCCGAGAAAAAGCCTACATGGGGCTTCAGTAAGCTTTTCAACGTCCTTCGCCAGCAGGGCAAGCCCTGGAACCACAAGAAGGTTTGGAGGGTTTACTGCCTCTTGAAAATGAACCTGAAGCGCAAGGCCAAGAAGCGGCTTCCGCAAGCCTCTCGGACGGCAGTAGCCCAGCCGCTTGCGCCAAACCATTGCTGGTCGATCGATTTCATGCGGGACACCCTTTACAGCGGTCGCGTCTTCAGGACTTTCAACGCTGTAGATGATTACAACCGTGAGGCCTTGGCCGTGGAAATCGATACCAATATGCCAGCAGGACGAGTGGTAAGGGTGCTGGATCGGGTCGCCGAAGAGCGTGGCTGCTATCCCGAAAGGTTGCGAATGGACAATGGTCCGGAGTTCTCGGGGACTGTCATGGCGGCCTGGGCAGAATCGCATGGCGTGAATCTGGAGTTCATTCAGCCTGGCAAACCCACCCAGAACTCATACATCGAGCGGTTCAACCGGACCTACAGAGAGGAAGTCCTGGATTTGTACGTGTTCAACAGCCTGAGCGAAGTTCGGGCCATTACGGAGGACTTTATTCGTGAGTACAACGAGGAACGTCCTCATGAATCTCTGGGGAATATGTCGCCGATAAATTTTGCTGCCCAGAGGGCAGGGGGATCCCCCTGCCCTCTGGGCAACCCCCCGAAAACTGCCGGGAGTCTCTACAGCTAACTGGCCCTAGGAAAGGGGACTTTACACGGCCTTGGCTGCAAGCTTGTTCAGGAGGACACATTCTTTTACGAACTGGCCGAGACTGATTTGGCCAGCAACCAGTAGGAGGTGCGTATGAGCAGGCTCATGGGCATGATCCGCGTGGCCAAGGCACAGCTTGGCATGGATGAGGATACCTACCGAGAGTTTCTGCACAATACCCTGGGCAAGCGGTCTCTGGCAGGCAGCACGGACAAGGATCAATGGCGCGTGGTGGAGGCGCTAAAGAGACTGGGCTTTCAGCCCCGCCCCGTCCACAAGGGCAAAGAATTGCCCAGTGACCCACAGGCGAAAAAAATACGGGCTCTGTGGCTGACCATGGCGGATTGCGGCATCGTCAAAAACCGCTCAGAAGAGGCGATTGCCAGCTATGTAAAGCGTATCACCGGGCAGACTCTTGACACTGCAACGGTAAAGCAGTGCCAGGTGGTCATTGAGACTCTCAAAAAATGGTGGGATCGTTGCGATGACCCTGCCATCAGGGCAAAATGCCTCGCCGTGTTGCGGGACGAGACCGATGCGCCGTCCGCCATTAATGGCGCGCCGGTCACTGAGGTAGAGTATGGGCGCATACAGTGACAGAGCAGCGGAAATTCTGGAAATGGTGACCAGCATCATTGACCAGGAGGCTGCCAAGGGCACCAAAGGGCTCGGTAAGCGTGTGGCGGACATCGTTGCAGACCAGTTCGGCGGGCAACAAGTGTATTTCCCGTTTGACCGCAAGCGTCGGGACGCGCGTATTTATGCTGATTTCCGTGGCGATAATATCCATGCGCTGGCAACGCACTACAGGCTCTCAACGAAACAAATCTATGAAATATTGGATAAAGAGCGTGCAAAAAGACGTCAGAAACAGACATTACTGCCCGGCGTGAGCCTTGGAGGTCAGCAATGATCTGCCCCCGCCATGATCCACGAGCGCCATTGTATACATGCTGGCAGCGGATTCCAGACATCACCGATCCTCTGGAGATTTTGCGCTGCCAGCAGTGCGCACATGGGCGAGCGCTCATTGCAACTGTCAAAAGACATCTGGACGCGGATCAGGAAACGTCCGGCGCGGTGGAGGCTCCGCCGCAGGAGGATATTATTATGGATAAGAAAACCTACACCGTGTCGGAATTGGCTGATTTGCTGGGCGTAGAGTCCAAGCACATATATAACGCCAAGGCGTCTAAGGGGATCCCATCGTCGGGTTCCATGAAAAGGGTCGTCGTCGATGAAATGCGCAAGCGCGGTATCACTTTTGATCAAGTGGTACCCGCCCCAAGGGTGGGTGGCAAATCTAAAAAGCCCTTGAGCATCCAGTCCGATGAAGGCCAGCCAGAACGAGGGTGGCAAGAAGCAACTATGATGACTGCCGGCACTCGGATAGCCGATGTCGACCTCTGCGCCGAATGGCCGTTTGACTTACTCGTCCAGGCCGTCAGGACAAAGCTGCCCGTTAACACGTCCATCACGATCAACAATTAGGATTTACGTGAAAGCGAAAAAGGGAGGTTTAAGCCTCCCTTTTTTATTTGCATCCTCTGCAATCTATTTGCACATACGTTTCCAGATATATCCCGGCTCTTCCCGTATTATCCCGGCTCTTTCCCCATAGTTATTACGTTCCCCGTCAGGAAAGGCCGCAGCATATCCTTCCATCTAAACATTCATCCCCTGAACATTCACCCCAGGAGATTTCATGACTATCAGCCAGATAGACGTGTGGAACCGCGCCCTCGGCTTTCTGGGCGCGCGCAGCGTGGCTTCCGAGCGCGAAAGCACACCGGAGGCCCTGCAATGCAGCCTGTACTGGGATTCTGCCCGGCGTCAGGTCTTGCGCGACTTTCCCTGGAGTTTTGCCCAGCGCCGGGCATGGCTGGCGCTTCAGGCCCTGCCTCAGGGCTATGCGCCGGAATACCGCTTTGCTTACGCCCTGCCCGAAAACTGCCTCAAGGTTCACGAGGTCCGCCACGAAGGCCTTTCACCACGACCGTTCTGCCTGGCCATGAGTCCTGCGGGCGACAGCTCCCTGCTGGTGACCAACGCCTCGCGCGCACTGGTTCTGTATACCGAGGATGTGCGCAACAGCCGCCTGTTTGATGACCTTTTCGCCCACATGCTGGCGCGCAAGCTTGCCGCCCTTGTCTCTGTACCGCTGCTCAAGGGCAGCGGGCAAAAGGCTGCGGAACTGGAACAGCTTTACGCAGCCAGTCTGCCGCCGGCCAGAGGGGCCGCCGCTTCCGAACGCAGTGAAAAGCCCGCGGAAGACGCCTGGCTTGCCGTGCGCTGAAACGGCGGGAACCTGCACAGCCATGTACCGGCCCAGTCTTGCAGCAAGCTGGCTGCGCCGCTCCCAACAGGTATTTCCGACACAAAATACCCTGAAAATGAGGATACCCGGATGACCATGCCCTACAGTCCCAGCCG contains the following coding sequences:
- a CDS encoding IS3 family transposase (programmed frameshift), yielding MRKTKFSEYQIVKILKAVEGGRTVVDVCREHGVSSATYYKWKSKYGGMEASDIQRMKDLEAENRKLKQMFADLSLENMALKDVIGKKTLRPVQRKEFVMHMVNAFELSLRKACAAMGISRSYYAYKPHPRDDSDVIAALTELAEKKPTWGFSKLFNVLRQQGKPWNHKKVWRVYCLLKMNLKRKAKKRLPQASRTAVAQPLAPNHCWSIDFMRDTLYSGRVFRTFNAVDDYNREALAVEIDTNMPAGRVVRVLDRVAEERGCYPERLRMDNGPEFSGTVMAAWAESHGVNLEFIQPGKPTQNSYIERFNRTYREEVLDLYVFNSLSEVRAITEDFIREYNEERPHESLGNMSPINFAAQRAGGSPCPLGNPPKTAGSLYS
- a CDS encoding helix-turn-helix domain-containing protein, producing the protein MDKKTYTVSELADLLGVESKHIYNAKASKGIPSSGSMKRVVVDEMRKRGITFDQVVPAPRVGGKSKKPLSIQSDEGQPERGWQEATMMTAGTRIADVDLCAEWPFDLLVQAVRTKLPVNTSITINN
- a CDS encoding XRE family transcriptional regulator — its product is MKTFSQAGLTKAFAQRLRQRREELGMHKQDMAARVGVSLTTIQKYENGQMPKGEYAVRLADTLDCSLDWLLAGKGAADGSGQNCGEARLVMVPMVEARLSAGTGSFETGGDVLRHYAFRWDFLRRKGNPSQMVLLRVSGDSMQPRIMHNDVVLIDQTQRDPVPGRIYAVGVEDMVYLKVVNAMPGRLILTSFNPDYAPIEADTGEQLADLVRVIGRAVWVGRELD
- a CDS encoding Mor transcription activator family protein, which codes for MGAYSDRAAEILEMVTSIIDQEAAKGTKGLGKRVADIVADQFGGQQVYFPFDRKRRDARIYADFRGDNIHALATHYRLSTKQIYEILDKERAKRRQKQTLLPGVSLGGQQ
- a CDS encoding regulatory protein GemA — its product is MSRLMGMIRVAKAQLGMDEDTYREFLHNTLGKRSLAGSTDKDQWRVVEALKRLGFQPRPVHKGKELPSDPQAKKIRALWLTMADCGIVKNRSEEAIASYVKRITGQTLDTATVKQCQVVIETLKKWWDRCDDPAIRAKCLAVLRDETDAPSAINGAPVTEVEYGRIQ